Proteins from one Malaya genurostris strain Urasoe2022 chromosome 2, Malgen_1.1, whole genome shotgun sequence genomic window:
- the LOC131428951 gene encoding uncharacterized protein LOC131428951 — MTFDPMHDLLEGVVSMCLKRILNDMVNGIKIITDVEVNERILRFDYGTAEKKDKPCGNFKSQTLKTKNNKFTDVSLKFLDAEKLSAMGIVAIGPRLIVLSVVDKMNKWNDPMSEDMQSSALREILECNKKFRSILYEKLDAQIIPTDTEIKLMIRILCATMVERLMHDSMYPTWQQKQELALKILEEFPHLETTRVSENAPKESYFFWRNGGLSRGQHTGLIETRVSKMRKDVLPENRQFRRTKKETIVLKDGCVQLAAFLSGLLPTPANARQISEGMIQTTDLHKLLLQKSKSNEIVSTFPHLLSYEGEMVIQAFDRIHEKNIQDTGDLKMLLRAGILFDNSSWNMIQDDFIKGALRLMKKISNKGIKRTTGMENNASMEEITAAPIIKWIRFPHSEVGFDEMLAVKQLSSTIGDSHIICAGELPWKYVCHFQ; from the exons ATGACTTTCGATCCCATGCACGACTTGCTTGAAGGTGTCGTTAGCATGTGTCTTAAAAGGATACTGAATGATATGGTCAATGGCATTAAAATTATAACCGATGTTGAGGTTAATGAGCGAATTCTACGATTTGACTACGGTACCGCTGAAAAGAAAGACAAACCATGTGGAAATTTCAAGTCACAAACTCTCAAAACTAAAA ATAATAAATTCACGGATGTATCGTTGAAGTTTCTTGATGCAGAAAAACTAAGTGCAATGGGCATCGTTGCCATCGGGCCGCGACTAATTGTTTTGTCAGTTGtagataaaatgaataaatggAACGATCCTATGAGCGAAGATATGCAATCGTCGGCAT TACGTGAAATACTGGAGTGTAACAAAAAATTTCGATCTATTCTTTATGAGAAGCTAGACGCACAAATAATTCCTACCGATACAGAAATAAAACTAATGATTCGAATTTTATGTGCCACTATGGTAGAAAGATTGATGCATGATTCAAT GTATCCTACATGGCAGCAAAAACAAGAATTGGCTTTGAAAATCTTGGAGGAGTTTCCTCATTTGGAAACAACTCGTGTGTCAGAAAATGCACCAAAAGAg TCCTATTTTTTTTGGCGCAACGGGGGATTGTCCAGAGGACAACACACTGGCTTGATCGAAACTCGAGTGAGCAAAATGCGAAAAGATGTTTTGCCCGAGAATAGACAATTTCGCAGAACTAAAAAGGAAACGATTGTTCTAAAGGATGGGTGTGTGCAACTTGCTGCTTTTTTGAGTGGACTTCTGCCTACACCTGCAAATGCTCGACAAATATCCGAAGGGATGATACAGACGACAGATTTGCATAAATtacttttacaaaaaagtaaatcTAATGAAATAGTCAGCACATTTCCCCATTTGTTATCTTATGAGGGAGAGATG GTCATACAGGCATTTGATCGAATCCACGAAAAAAACATACAAGATACAGGAGATCTGAAAATGTTGCTTCGCGCAGGAATTCTATTCGATAACTCTAGTTGGAATATGATACAAGACG ACTTCATAAAAGGAGCTTTAAGGTTGATGAAAAAGATATCCAACAAAGGTATTAAGCGAACTACTGGTATGGAAAACAATGCGAGCATGGAGGAGATTACTGCTGCTCCCATAATTAAGTGGATCCGATTTCCTCATAGCGAAGTGGGATTCGACGAAATGCTGGCTGTAAAACAATTATCCTCAACAATCGGGGACTCACACATAATTTGTGCAGGCGAACTGCCTTGGAAATATGTATGTCATTTTCAATGA
- the LOC131431589 gene encoding uncharacterized protein LOC131431589: MCAKFGATSANYSTISKMMSDVHDLHMMLLNEKNDMAKILLVLPHLTSYNGRMIHMAYERIHGTSFNQKVDLRKVFAKGLMHNQHAFKEVSDDYIRGCLRIMIKLTRKGIKHKETMEPNIGIETELAAPLIRWISDSQSIQDYNAPVSHIFCQSENFFVYLSPCAIIPCGKESINAAIDTFFRSFAVFNLRIPVNLLKIADFLDVFAYKIKSCSNRSTVQNLCSLFIESENAEKLL; encoded by the exons ATGTGCGCAAAGTTTGGAGCTACTTCAGCAAACTATTCTACTATTTCGAAAATGATGAGTGATGTTCATGATTTGCATATGATGCTACTCAACGAGAAAAACGATATGGCTAAGATACTACTCGTTTTACCACATTTGACTTCTTACAATGGGAGAATG attcaTATGGCATATGAGCGCATCCATGGTACCAGCTTCAATCAGAAAGTTGACTTGAGAAAAGTATTCGCCAAAGGTCTCATGCACAATCAGCATGCTTTTAAAGAAGTTTCGGATG ATTACATAAGAGGATGTCTTCGTATAATGATTAAATTAACTCGCAAGGGCATAAAGCATAAGGAAACAATGGAGCCGAATATTGGTATAGAAACTGAACTAGCAGCTCCATTAATTAGATGGATTTCTGACTCTCAATCGATCCAGGATTATAACGCTCCTGTATcgcatattttttgtcaaagcgaaaatttttttgtatatctATCTCCTTGTGCCATTATTCCCTGTGGAAAGGAATCAATTAACGCCGCTATCGATACATTCTTTAGATCGTTCGCAGTGTTTAATTTGCGAATTCcggtaaatttattaaaaattgcagATTTCCTGGACGTGTTTGCCTACAAAATTAAATCATGCAGTAATCGTTCGACCGTTCAGAATTTGTGTTCTTTATTCATTGAAAGCGAAAATGCAGAAAAATTATTGTAA
- the LOC131431582 gene encoding uncharacterized protein LOC131431582 isoform X1 gives MERLQRKLDGRSFEKLTGLTCHVQNCGMLVKGYIDELKHHFVTSHGLRTGLQAEYPFKCSLCGSLYSYFSSFKLHILSKHPISSFDLQIDDEYSMIMSTEHQQSTNECINELGIENPYFHKESVSLRDFTNAVSTIITNLRCDVSLPEAKLKLFIDGYVLMLEWAQLYTMSKLKLYLTTKNLLQCKDTVRFINELQIPDLTQDVKCPEDNIAYLSGKIGCSVPEPVEIVLGKEKKIKYVPICRSRGRKFQRTFQKNEFIRKIKIRKDVFHYISVLETLKLIMFNSKARLMVENESTSVENTLETFKDGTHFQCHSFLQLHPHCLRLSIHIDEGEYANPLGSRKGKNKMTNICFKIGNFDPRINSSLDRIYLALMVKSYVLKKYGYKKVLQPLIEDFSQLESDEGIPIKTESGVWIMRAVLVHVLGDTLALHDIYGMSGPSANMFCRICEISRNNLISGNFGGNFYIRTVESVQNALISSKDGQQSSVLYGIKTSCALHLLKYFRWPNSQTLDPMHDILEGIVPMIIKKILWEAVYRSKIITEHEVNQLIDNFEYGEAEMRDKPSTNFTKLSLKSKTNNLSQSAAQCWLLLRSFPFIFHEILKHNENHREIIAALLNITYISFSHKLSSEMITCLSDSVTKFHKLFRICFPTTNAINKIHHIIHYAQVCRENGPIAHFSCMMFEAKFKKSNAQSRTCNNFKNLSLSLTKRLNLKQINSISKHSYFADRPVIFN, from the exons ATGGAGCGACTACAAAGAAAGCTAGATGGCCGTTCGTTtgaaaaacttactg GATTAACATGCCATGTTCAAAATTGTGGCATGCTTGTTAAAGGCTATATCGACGAGCTCAAACACCATTTTGTGACGAGTCATGGATTAAGAACGGGTTTGCAAGCAGAGTACCCTTTTAAATGTTCCTTGTGTGGATCCTTATACTCATACTTTTCAAGTTTTAAACTGCATATATTGTCGAAGCACCCTATATCAAGCTTTGACTTGCAAATAGATGATGAGTACAGTATGATTATGAGTACAGAGCATCAGCAAAGTACAAATGAGTGCATCAATGAATTAGGAATAGAAAACCCATATTTCCATAAGGAATCCGTATCATTGCGAGATTTCACTAATGCTGTATCTACAATTATAACAAATTTAAGATGCGATGTATCTCTTCCAGAGGCCAAACTAAAACTATTCATTGATGGATATGTACTCATGCTTGAGTGGGCTCAACTATATACCATGTCGAAACTAAAATTATACCTAACTACTAAAAATTTACTACAATGTAAGGATACCGTTCGATTTATCAACGAATTGCAAATTCCTGATTTAACGCAGGACGTTAAGTGTCCAGAAGATAATATTGCCTATTTATCTGGGAAAATTGGATGCTCAGTACCAGAACCGGTcgaaattgttttgggaaaagaaaagaaaataaagTATGTTCCAATTTGTCGCTCAAGAGGGAGAAAGTTTCAGCGCACATTTCAAAAGAATGAATTCATTAGAAAGATCAAGATCCGGAAAGATGTATTTCATTATATATCGGTCCTGGAAACACTTAAACTCATTATGTTCAATTCTAAGGCAAGATTGATGGTCGAAAACGAATCAACAAGCGTAGAGAATACACTCGAAACTTTCAAAGACGGTACTCACTTTCAATGTCATTCCTTTCTGCAGCTTCATCCACATTGTCTAAGACTCTCGATTCACATTGATGAGGGAGAGTATGCTAATCCACTGGGCTCACgcaaaggcaaaaataaaatgactaatatttgtttcaaaattggaaaCTTTGATCCTCGAATCAATTCTTCTCTGGATCGCATTTATTTGGCTCTGATGGTGAAATCATATGTGCTTAAAAAATATGG GTACAAAAAAGTATTACAACCTCTTATTGAAGACTTTTCTCAATTGGAATCAGACGAAGGAATTCCAATTAAAACAGAGTCTGGTGTATGGATTATGAGAGCAGTGTTAGTTCACGTTCTTGGTGATACATTGGCATTGCACGATATATATGGTATGTCGGGACCGTCTGCTAATATGTTTTGCAGAATTTGTGAAATAAGTAGAAATAACTTGATATCGGGAAATTTTGGCGGTAATTTTTATATTCGAACAGTTGAATCTGTCCAAAACGctttaatttcttcaaaagaTGGTCAACAATCATCAGTTCTGTATGGAATTAAAACTAGTTGTGCTCTTCATTTATTAAAGTACTTTAGATGGCCAAATAGCCAAACATTAGATCCAATGCATGATATTTTGGAAGGTATTGTTCCaatgataattaaaaaaatactatGGGAGGCAGTATACAGAAGCAAAATAATTACTGAACATGAAGTGAATCAGTTAATCGATAATTTTGAGTATGGAGAAGCTGAGATGAGAGACAAACCTTCAACAAACTTTACCAAACTTAGTTTAAAAAGTAAAACTAACAACTTAAGTCAATCAGCAGCTCAATGCTGGCTCCTATTACGTAGTTTTCCTTTTATATTTCACGAAATTTTAAAGCACAATGAGAACCATAGAGAGATTATAGCAGCATTACTTAATATTACTTACATTAGTTTTTCACACAAATTATCTTCAGAAATGATTACATGCCTGTCAGATTCAGTCACAAaatttcacaaactgtttcgaatcTGTTTTCCGACTACAAATGCCATAAATAAGATTCATCACATCATTCATTACGCTCAAGTTTGTCGGGAGAATGGTCCAATTGCTCACTTTAGTTGTATGATGTTCGAAGCCaaattcaaaaaatcaaatgctCAAAGTAGAACTtgcaataattttaaaaatttgtctCTTAGTTTAACAAAACGactaaatttaaaacaaatcaaTTCCATATCGAAACATAGCTATTTTGCTGATAGACCAGTCATCTTTAATTAA
- the LOC131431582 gene encoding uncharacterized protein LOC131431582 isoform X3, producing the protein MAVRLKNLLLHPHCLRLSIHIDEGEYANPLGSRKGKNKMTNICFKIGNFDPRINSSLDRIYLALMVKSYVLKKYGYKKVLQPLIEDFSQLESDEGIPIKTESGVWIMRAVLVHVLGDTLALHDIYGMSGPSANMFCRICEISRNNLISGNFGGNFYIRTVESVQNALISSKDGQQSSVLYGIKTSCALHLLKYFRWPNSQTLDPMHDILEGIVPMIIKKILWEAVYRSKIITEHEVNQLIDNFEYGEAEMRDKPSTNFTKLSLKSKTNNLSQSAAQCWLLLRSFPFIFHEILKHNENHREIIAALLNITYISFSHKLSSEMITCLSDSVTKFHKLFRICFPTTNAINKIHHIIHYAQVCRENGPIAHFSCMMFEAKFKKSNAQSRTCNNFKNLSLSLTKRLNLKQINSISKHSYFADRPVIFN; encoded by the exons ATGGCCGTTCGTTtgaaaaacttactg CTTCATCCACATTGTCTAAGACTCTCGATTCACATTGATGAGGGAGAGTATGCTAATCCACTGGGCTCACgcaaaggcaaaaataaaatgactaatatttgtttcaaaattggaaaCTTTGATCCTCGAATCAATTCTTCTCTGGATCGCATTTATTTGGCTCTGATGGTGAAATCATATGTGCTTAAAAAATATGG GTACAAAAAAGTATTACAACCTCTTATTGAAGACTTTTCTCAATTGGAATCAGACGAAGGAATTCCAATTAAAACAGAGTCTGGTGTATGGATTATGAGAGCAGTGTTAGTTCACGTTCTTGGTGATACATTGGCATTGCACGATATATATGGTATGTCGGGACCGTCTGCTAATATGTTTTGCAGAATTTGTGAAATAAGTAGAAATAACTTGATATCGGGAAATTTTGGCGGTAATTTTTATATTCGAACAGTTGAATCTGTCCAAAACGctttaatttcttcaaaagaTGGTCAACAATCATCAGTTCTGTATGGAATTAAAACTAGTTGTGCTCTTCATTTATTAAAGTACTTTAGATGGCCAAATAGCCAAACATTAGATCCAATGCATGATATTTTGGAAGGTATTGTTCCaatgataattaaaaaaatactatGGGAGGCAGTATACAGAAGCAAAATAATTACTGAACATGAAGTGAATCAGTTAATCGATAATTTTGAGTATGGAGAAGCTGAGATGAGAGACAAACCTTCAACAAACTTTACCAAACTTAGTTTAAAAAGTAAAACTAACAACTTAAGTCAATCAGCAGCTCAATGCTGGCTCCTATTACGTAGTTTTCCTTTTATATTTCACGAAATTTTAAAGCACAATGAGAACCATAGAGAGATTATAGCAGCATTACTTAATATTACTTACATTAGTTTTTCACACAAATTATCTTCAGAAATGATTACATGCCTGTCAGATTCAGTCACAAaatttcacaaactgtttcgaatcTGTTTTCCGACTACAAATGCCATAAATAAGATTCATCACATCATTCATTACGCTCAAGTTTGTCGGGAGAATGGTCCAATTGCTCACTTTAGTTGTATGATGTTCGAAGCCaaattcaaaaaatcaaatgctCAAAGTAGAACTtgcaataattttaaaaatttgtctCTTAGTTTAACAAAACGactaaatttaaaacaaatcaaTTCCATATCGAAACATAGCTATTTTGCTGATAGACCAGTCATCTTTAATTAA
- the LOC131431582 gene encoding uncharacterized protein LOC131431582 isoform X2: MLSTRTGRNCFGKRKENKLHPHCLRLSIHIDEGEYANPLGSRKGKNKMTNICFKIGNFDPRINSSLDRIYLALMVKSYVLKKYGYKKVLQPLIEDFSQLESDEGIPIKTESGVWIMRAVLVHVLGDTLALHDIYGMSGPSANMFCRICEISRNNLISGNFGGNFYIRTVESVQNALISSKDGQQSSVLYGIKTSCALHLLKYFRWPNSQTLDPMHDILEGIVPMIIKKILWEAVYRSKIITEHEVNQLIDNFEYGEAEMRDKPSTNFTKLSLKSKTNNLSQSAAQCWLLLRSFPFIFHEILKHNENHREIIAALLNITYISFSHKLSSEMITCLSDSVTKFHKLFRICFPTTNAINKIHHIIHYAQVCRENGPIAHFSCMMFEAKFKKSNAQSRTCNNFKNLSLSLTKRLNLKQINSISKHSYFADRPVIFN; the protein is encoded by the exons ATGCTCAGTACCAGAACCGGTcgaaattgttttgggaaaagaaaagaaaataaa CTTCATCCACATTGTCTAAGACTCTCGATTCACATTGATGAGGGAGAGTATGCTAATCCACTGGGCTCACgcaaaggcaaaaataaaatgactaatatttgtttcaaaattggaaaCTTTGATCCTCGAATCAATTCTTCTCTGGATCGCATTTATTTGGCTCTGATGGTGAAATCATATGTGCTTAAAAAATATGG GTACAAAAAAGTATTACAACCTCTTATTGAAGACTTTTCTCAATTGGAATCAGACGAAGGAATTCCAATTAAAACAGAGTCTGGTGTATGGATTATGAGAGCAGTGTTAGTTCACGTTCTTGGTGATACATTGGCATTGCACGATATATATGGTATGTCGGGACCGTCTGCTAATATGTTTTGCAGAATTTGTGAAATAAGTAGAAATAACTTGATATCGGGAAATTTTGGCGGTAATTTTTATATTCGAACAGTTGAATCTGTCCAAAACGctttaatttcttcaaaagaTGGTCAACAATCATCAGTTCTGTATGGAATTAAAACTAGTTGTGCTCTTCATTTATTAAAGTACTTTAGATGGCCAAATAGCCAAACATTAGATCCAATGCATGATATTTTGGAAGGTATTGTTCCaatgataattaaaaaaatactatGGGAGGCAGTATACAGAAGCAAAATAATTACTGAACATGAAGTGAATCAGTTAATCGATAATTTTGAGTATGGAGAAGCTGAGATGAGAGACAAACCTTCAACAAACTTTACCAAACTTAGTTTAAAAAGTAAAACTAACAACTTAAGTCAATCAGCAGCTCAATGCTGGCTCCTATTACGTAGTTTTCCTTTTATATTTCACGAAATTTTAAAGCACAATGAGAACCATAGAGAGATTATAGCAGCATTACTTAATATTACTTACATTAGTTTTTCACACAAATTATCTTCAGAAATGATTACATGCCTGTCAGATTCAGTCACAAaatttcacaaactgtttcgaatcTGTTTTCCGACTACAAATGCCATAAATAAGATTCATCACATCATTCATTACGCTCAAGTTTGTCGGGAGAATGGTCCAATTGCTCACTTTAGTTGTATGATGTTCGAAGCCaaattcaaaaaatcaaatgctCAAAGTAGAACTtgcaataattttaaaaatttgtctCTTAGTTTAACAAAACGactaaatttaaaacaaatcaaTTCCATATCGAAACATAGCTATTTTGCTGATAGACCAGTCATCTTTAATTAA
- the LOC131431582 gene encoding uncharacterized protein LOC131431582 isoform X4, with translation MTNICFKIGNFDPRINSSLDRIYLALMVKSYVLKKYGYKKVLQPLIEDFSQLESDEGIPIKTESGVWIMRAVLVHVLGDTLALHDIYGMSGPSANMFCRICEISRNNLISGNFGGNFYIRTVESVQNALISSKDGQQSSVLYGIKTSCALHLLKYFRWPNSQTLDPMHDILEGIVPMIIKKILWEAVYRSKIITEHEVNQLIDNFEYGEAEMRDKPSTNFTKLSLKSKTNNLSQSAAQCWLLLRSFPFIFHEILKHNENHREIIAALLNITYISFSHKLSSEMITCLSDSVTKFHKLFRICFPTTNAINKIHHIIHYAQVCRENGPIAHFSCMMFEAKFKKSNAQSRTCNNFKNLSLSLTKRLNLKQINSISKHSYFADRPVIFN, from the exons atgactaatatttgtttcaaaattggaaaCTTTGATCCTCGAATCAATTCTTCTCTGGATCGCATTTATTTGGCTCTGATGGTGAAATCATATGTGCTTAAAAAATATGG GTACAAAAAAGTATTACAACCTCTTATTGAAGACTTTTCTCAATTGGAATCAGACGAAGGAATTCCAATTAAAACAGAGTCTGGTGTATGGATTATGAGAGCAGTGTTAGTTCACGTTCTTGGTGATACATTGGCATTGCACGATATATATGGTATGTCGGGACCGTCTGCTAATATGTTTTGCAGAATTTGTGAAATAAGTAGAAATAACTTGATATCGGGAAATTTTGGCGGTAATTTTTATATTCGAACAGTTGAATCTGTCCAAAACGctttaatttcttcaaaagaTGGTCAACAATCATCAGTTCTGTATGGAATTAAAACTAGTTGTGCTCTTCATTTATTAAAGTACTTTAGATGGCCAAATAGCCAAACATTAGATCCAATGCATGATATTTTGGAAGGTATTGTTCCaatgataattaaaaaaatactatGGGAGGCAGTATACAGAAGCAAAATAATTACTGAACATGAAGTGAATCAGTTAATCGATAATTTTGAGTATGGAGAAGCTGAGATGAGAGACAAACCTTCAACAAACTTTACCAAACTTAGTTTAAAAAGTAAAACTAACAACTTAAGTCAATCAGCAGCTCAATGCTGGCTCCTATTACGTAGTTTTCCTTTTATATTTCACGAAATTTTAAAGCACAATGAGAACCATAGAGAGATTATAGCAGCATTACTTAATATTACTTACATTAGTTTTTCACACAAATTATCTTCAGAAATGATTACATGCCTGTCAGATTCAGTCACAAaatttcacaaactgtttcgaatcTGTTTTCCGACTACAAATGCCATAAATAAGATTCATCACATCATTCATTACGCTCAAGTTTGTCGGGAGAATGGTCCAATTGCTCACTTTAGTTGTATGATGTTCGAAGCCaaattcaaaaaatcaaatgctCAAAGTAGAACTtgcaataattttaaaaatttgtctCTTAGTTTAACAAAACGactaaatttaaaacaaatcaaTTCCATATCGAAACATAGCTATTTTGCTGATAGACCAGTCATCTTTAATTAA
- the LOC131428952 gene encoding uncharacterized protein LOC131428952: HFCLTNFLNFYISANLIDNVSLWELNDKDLLEMGITEKGPRKIILSFIERQLENNVSETVTENGQNLSVNEHQKDVISAILAKEPKFLNVLTKQLNCGLIPDSKNLLFLNRILTKHFFKNKILRERRYPTWQQKQELALKILEEFPHLETTRVSENAPKESYFFWRNGGLSRGQHTGLIETRVSNMRKDVLPENRQFRRTKKETIVLKDECVQLAAFLSGLLPTPANARQISEGMIQTTDLHKLLLQKSKSNEIVSTFPHLLSYEGEMVIQAFDRIHEKNIQDTGDLKMLLRAGILFDNSSWNMIQDDFIKGALRLMKKLSNKGIKRTTGMENNASMEEITAAPIIKWIRFPHSEVGFDEMLAVKQLSSTIGDSHIICAGERYCLGNMYVIFNEYVIPCGKSSLRAIEVMFKSYAVFGLQVPALIRKLYDLISINVWGTKQHSKSKSVMADFS; the protein is encoded by the exons catttttgccttacaaattttttgaatttttacatTTCAGCAAATCTGATTGATAACGTATCCCTTTGGGAATTAAATGATAAAGATTTACTCGAAATGGGTATAACGGAGAAAGGTCCTCGTAAAATAATACTTAGTTTCATTGAACGACAACTGGAAAACAATGTTTCTGAAACTGTCACCGAAAACGGACAAAACCTATCCGTCAACGAACATCAAAAAGATGTAATTAGCGCTATCCTCGCCAAGGAACCAAAATTTCTCAATGTGTTGACAAAACAGCTGAACTGTGGATTGATCCCCGATTCCAAAAACTTGCTTTTCCTAAATCGGATTCTCACAAAGCATttcttcaaaaataaaattttgcgaGAGAGAAG GTATCCTACATGGCAGCAAAAACAAGAATTGGCTTTGAAAATCTTGGAGGAGTTTCCTCATTTGGAAACAACTCGTGTGTCAGAAAATGCACCAAAAGAg TCCTATTTTTTTTGGCGCAACGGCGGATTGTCCAGAGGACAACACACTGGCTTGATCGAAACTCGAGTGAGCAATATGCGAAAAGATGTTTTGCCCGAGAATAGACAATTTCGCAGAACTAAAAAGGAAACGATTGTTCTAAAGGATGAGTGTGTGCAACTTGCTGCTTTTTTGAGTGGACTTCTGCCTACACCTGCAAATGCTCGACAAATATCCGAAGGGATGATACAGACGACAGATTTGCATAAATtacttttacaaaaaagtaaatcTAATGAAATAGTCAGCACATTTCCCCATTTGTTATCTTATGAGGGAGAGATG GTCATACAGGCATTTGATCGAATCCACGAAAAAAACATACAAGATACAGGAGATCTGAAAATGTTGCTTCGCGCAGGAATTCTATTCGATAACTCTAGTTGGAATATGATACAAGACG acTTCATAAAAGGAGCTTTAAGGTTGATGAAAAAGCTATCCAACAAAGGTATTAAGCGAACTACTGGTATGGAAAACAATGCGAGCATGGAGGAGATTACTGCTGCTCCCATAATTAAGTGGATCCGATTTCCTCATAGCGAAGTGGGATTCGACGAAATGCTGGCTGTAAAACAATTATCCTCAACAATCGGGGACTCACACATAATTTGTGCAGGCGAACGATACTGCCTTGGAAATATGTATGTCATTTTCAATGAATACGTTATTCCTTGTGGTAAATCAAGCCTAAGAGCAATCGAAGTTATGTTTAAATCTTATGCTGTATTCGGTCTTCAAGTGCCGGCATTGATCAGAAAATTGTACGATCTAATATCGATTAATGTTTGGGGTACGAAACAGCACAGCAAGTCTAAATCAGTGATGGCTGACTTTTCCTAA